The Vicinamibacterales bacterium genome has a segment encoding these proteins:
- a CDS encoding VWA domain-containing protein — protein sequence MIGGGAHGQEPKPAVEQPTQQPIFRAGTDLVRVDVTATVRGDEPVADLQLSDFEVTEDDVPQVVETIKFVRVDGARTSDLNEPLQIRSREHAQLEAAREDVRLFGIFLDDYHIDKRPEITLPLRDAITSFINQLGPNDLAVIMEPLESLRDLKYTRSKAELLGRVRNFEGRRGEIFPVKSPVEEAQMSQRNWMELRAGVTLSALGALATQLGGLREGRKSILFFSQGPPVRLGSPNDHVLKEAMEAANRGNVTIHVIDPRPLGSVGFGGDDILRRIAYDTGGRAIVNTNDPERQLAGVVADASAYYLVGYTPTRRTNDGKFHEIKVRVKRRGVKVTARRGYWAASEKELTAAAEAAATPVNTALNTALAAIADSSSTRAVNVWTGVSKGDGDHTRLTFTWEAAPGPAVADKPARLEILPVDDAGKEVMPAQVIGGAPGELPLMAQFQLPAGRQRLRFTSLTAAGETIDRWVQTQVVPDLSKNPIVLATPRFLRARNMIELRAIEANPAPSPTAATRFGATERVLVEIECAAPAGEAPQVKVELLNSMGGVLRALEAPPLTNGRLRLLLPVSSLGNGTYILRVTALSGEHSAEQWVAFRVAR from the coding sequence TTGATCGGAGGCGGAGCGCACGGCCAGGAACCGAAACCGGCCGTCGAGCAACCGACGCAGCAACCCATCTTCCGTGCCGGCACGGACCTGGTCCGCGTCGACGTGACCGCCACCGTGCGTGGCGACGAGCCGGTGGCCGACCTGCAACTGTCGGACTTCGAGGTCACCGAAGACGACGTGCCCCAGGTCGTCGAGACCATCAAGTTCGTGCGCGTCGACGGCGCGCGCACGTCAGACCTGAACGAGCCGCTGCAGATCCGGTCGCGCGAGCACGCGCAGCTCGAGGCCGCGCGCGAGGACGTGCGGCTGTTCGGCATCTTCCTGGACGACTACCACATCGACAAGCGGCCAGAGATTACGCTGCCGTTGCGCGACGCGATCACGTCCTTCATCAACCAGCTGGGGCCCAACGACCTCGCCGTGATCATGGAGCCGCTCGAGAGCCTGCGCGACCTGAAATACACGCGGTCGAAGGCCGAGCTGCTGGGCCGCGTCCGCAACTTCGAAGGCCGCCGCGGCGAGATCTTCCCGGTGAAGAGTCCCGTGGAAGAGGCCCAGATGTCTCAACGCAACTGGATGGAGCTGCGGGCCGGCGTCACGCTCTCCGCGCTGGGCGCGCTGGCCACGCAGCTGGGCGGGCTGCGCGAGGGCCGCAAGTCGATCCTCTTCTTCAGCCAGGGCCCGCCGGTGCGGCTGGGCAGCCCGAACGACCATGTGCTGAAGGAGGCGATGGAGGCCGCCAACCGCGGCAACGTCACCATTCACGTGATCGATCCCCGGCCGCTGGGCAGCGTCGGCTTCGGCGGCGACGACATCCTGCGCCGCATCGCCTACGACACCGGCGGCCGCGCCATCGTCAACACCAACGATCCCGAGCGCCAGCTGGCCGGCGTGGTGGCCGACGCCAGCGCCTACTACCTGGTCGGCTACACGCCCACGCGCCGGACCAACGACGGCAAGTTCCACGAGATCAAGGTCCGCGTGAAGCGCCGTGGCGTGAAGGTCACCGCGCGGCGCGGCTACTGGGCGGCGAGCGAGAAGGAGTTGACCGCCGCGGCCGAAGCGGCGGCCACGCCAGTGAACACCGCGCTCAACACCGCGCTGGCGGCCATTGCCGATTCGTCGTCGACGAGGGCCGTGAACGTGTGGACCGGCGTGTCCAAGGGCGACGGCGATCACACCCGCCTCACGTTCACGTGGGAAGCGGCGCCCGGCCCGGCGGTCGCCGACAAGCCCGCGCGCCTGGAGATCCTGCCCGTGGACGATGCGGGCAAGGAGGTGATGCCGGCGCAGGTGATTGGCGGCGCGCCCGGGGAGCTGCCGTTGATGGCGCAGTTCCAGTTGCCGGCCGGCCGCCAGCGCCTCCGCTTCACCTCGCTGACGGCGGCGGGCGAGACCATCGACCGCTGGGTGCAGACGCAGGTGGTGCCCGACCTGTCGAAGAACCCGATCGTGCTGGCCACGCCGCGCTTCCTGCGCGCGCGCAACATGATCGAACTGCGCGCCATCGAGGCCAACCCGGCGCCGTCGCCGACGGCCGCGACCCGTTTCGGGGCCACCGAGCGCGTGCTCGTGGAGATCGAGTGCGCGGCGCCGGCCGGCGAGGCGCCCCAGGTCAAGGTGGAGTTGCTCAACTCGATGGGCGGCGTGCTGCGCGCCCTCGAGGCGCCGCCCCTGACGAACGGCCGGCTCCGCCTGCTGCTGCCGGTGTCGAGCCTGGGCAACGGCACCTACATCCTTCGCGTCACGGCCTTGTCGGGCGAGCACTCCGCGGAGCAGTGGGTGGCGTTTCGGGTGGCGAGATAG